In one window of Lampris incognitus isolate fLamInc1 chromosome 3, fLamInc1.hap2, whole genome shotgun sequence DNA:
- the LOC130110048 gene encoding histone H1-like translates to MAEVAPAPAAAAAPAKAAKKKAPRPKKSGPSVGELIVKAVSASKERSGVSLAALKKTLAAGGYDVEKNKARVKVAVKSLVTKGALVQVKGTGASGSFKINKKAEDAKKPAKKAVKAKKAVAKKPAAAKKAAAKKPAAAKKSPKKAKKPAAAKKPKSPKKAAKSPKKAVKKPATPKKTPAKKAAKPKTVKPKAAKPKKAAAKKK, encoded by the coding sequence ATGGCAGAAGTCGCTCCCGCACCGGCAGCCGCCGCCGCTCCGGCGAAAGCGGCAAAGAAGAAAGCCCCCCGCCCCAAGAAGAGTGGCCCCAGCGTCGGGGAGCTCATCGTCAAAGCCGTGTCGGCGTCCAAGGAGAGAAGCGGCGTGTCTTTGGCAGCGCTGAAGAAGACTCTGGCTGCCGGCGGCTACGACGTGGAGAAGAACAAGGCCCGCGTCAAAGTGGCCGTCAAGAGCCTGGTAACCAAGGGCGCTCTGGTGCAGGTCAAAGGAACCGGCGCCTCGGGCTCCTTCAAAATCAATAAGAAAGCGGAAGACGCCAAGAAACCCGCCAAGAAAGCGGTAAAAGCAAAGAAAGCCGTGGCCAAGAAACCCGCAGCCGCCAAGAAGGCGGCAGCTAAGAAACCCGCAGCCGCCAAGAAGTCCCCGAAGAAGGCCAAGAAACCTGCGGCAGCCAAGAAGCCCAAGAGCCCTAAGAAGGCCGCCAAAAGCCCGAAGAAGGCGGTCAAAAAGCCCGCCACCCCCAAGAAGACCCCAGCTAAGAAGGCTGCTAAGCCCAAGACGGTCAAGCCGAAGGCGGCCAAGCCAAAGAAGGCCGCCGCCAAGAAGAAGTAG
- the LOC130110077 gene encoding histone H2B 1/2-like, which produces MPEPAKSAPKKGSKKAVTKAAGKGGKKRRKTRKESYAIYVYKVLKQVHPDTGISSKAMGIMNSFVNDIFERIAGEASRLAHYNKRSTITSREIQTAVRLLLPGELAKHAVSEGTKAVTKYTSSK; this is translated from the coding sequence ATGCCTGAACCCGCCAAGTCAGCGCCCAAAAAGGGCTCCAAGAAAGCCGTGACCAAAGCCGCCGGCAAGGGAGGAAAGAAGCGAAGAAAGACCAGGAAGGAGAGCTACGCCATCTACGTGTACAAGGTCCTGAAGCAGGTGCACCCCGATACCGGCATCTCGTCCAAGGCCATGGGCATCATGAACTCTTTCGTTAACGACATCTTCGAGCGCATCGCCGGTGAGGCTTCTCGCCTGGCGCATTACAACAAGCGCTCCACCATCACCTCAAGGGAGATCCAGACCGCCGTCCGCCTGCTGCTCCCCGGGGAGCTGGCCAAGCACGCCGTGTCTGAGGGCACCAAGGCCGTCACCAAGTACACCAGCTCCAAGTAA
- the LOC130110052 gene encoding histone H3-like — MARTKQTARKSTGGKAPRKQLATKAARKSAPATGGVKKPHRYRPGTVALREIRRYQKSTELLIRKLPFQRLVREIAQDFKTDLRFQSSAVMALQESSEAYLVGLFEDTNLCAIHAKRVTIMPKDIQLARRIRGERA, encoded by the coding sequence ATGGCTAGAACAAAGCAGACCGCCCGTAAATCCACCGGTGGCAAAGCCCCCAGGAAGCAGCTCGCTACCAAGGCCGCCCGTAAAAGCGCCCCGGCTACCGGCGGTGTGAAGAAGCCTCACCGCTACAGGCCCGGTACCGTCGCTCTCCGAGAGATCCGTCGCTACCAGAAATCCACGGAGCTGCTGATACGTAAGCTGCCCTTCCAGCGGCTGGTGAGGGAAATTGCTCAGGATTTCAAAACTGACCTGCGCTTCCAGAGCTCCGCTGTCATGGCTCTTCAGGAGTCCAGCGAGGCTTACCTGGTCGGTCTGTTCGAGGACACCAACCTGTGCGCCATACACGCCAAGAGGGTCACCATCATGCCCAAGGACATTCAGTTGGCTCGCCGCATCCGCGGAGAGCGTGCTTAA